The proteins below come from a single Tigriopus californicus strain San Diego chromosome 3, Tcal_SD_v2.1, whole genome shotgun sequence genomic window:
- the LOC131877813 gene encoding uncharacterized protein LOC131877813 isoform X1, protein MIRSPPKSYLHAAIGSSPGLGSGNGEPITTIDNSKHRLTNMGLPRPLVLDFECSEATRRPSPKVVGDFVISVLGLRSTDIAMIGQAGGPKNTVRVFTKQEIDVAEQYGSSLQFERTFEEVTWRCSIRGGSSVSALRFLNVQYYASDEELLDAIRPFAVDKSGISKELFAGDTLIDGIWNGHKRVQVEIKPLTSIPDFVQVRGRKIFLQHKDQTRRCFRCKEEGHIGRDCRSELTKGATVSVLPEDDVNVNASNSPANINEKGLTTRSCDISLRPNLGLNKYHSSVRSKPAEDHSSLIEATDEVLELRESSRGGEIQAGSLPMPEAPSNNDPSNDATRIKKIKKLELKKPNHNAPRHHGMSTRGKSPSNAHNDPSRAVSEESKVHDDPPCCVSDPVHGTTAET, encoded by the coding sequence ATGATTCGCTCTCCACCGAAATCATATTTGCATGCCGCCATTGGATCGTCCCCTGGTTTGGGATCGGGAAATGGCGAACCAATCACGACTATTGATAACAGCAAGCATCGTCTGACCAACATGGGTCTACCAAGGCCTCTCGTTCTCGATTTTGAGTGCTCGGAAGCAACCAGACGTCCCTCTCCCAAGGTAGTTGGTGACTTTGTGATCTCCGTTCTTGGCTTGAGGTCGACCGACATAGCGATGATCGGTCAAGCTGGTGGGCCTAAGAATACCGTACGAGTGTTCACGAAACAAGAGATTGATGTAGCTGAGCAATATGGAAGCTCTCTCCAATTCGAGCGCACCTTTGAAGAAGTCACCTGGAGGTGCAGTATTCGAGGGGGCTCCTCGGTCTCGGCCCTAAGATTCCTCAACGTCCAGTACTATGCTTCCGATGAGGAACTGCTGGACGCGATTCGTCCATTTGCCGTTGATAAATCTGGGATCTCGAAGGAATTATTTGCCGGAGACACGTTGATCGATGGGATCTGGAATGGCCACAAGAGAGTCCAAGTTGAGATCAAACCCCTCACGTCGATCCCTGACTTCGTTCAAGTACGGGGTAGGAAGATCTTTCTTCAACACAAGGATCAAACCCGGAGATGCTTCAGGTGTAAGGAGGAAGGCCATATTGGCCGAGATTGCCGATCTGAGCTTACAAAAGGAGCGACTGTATCTGTATTACCGGAGGATGACGTTAATGTAAATGCTAGCAACTCACCAGCAAATATTAATGAAAAGGGCCTCACCACCCGTTCCTGTGACATCTCACTCCGCCCGAACTTAGGTTTGAATAAGTACCACTCATCTGTGAGAAGCAAGCCCGCAGAGGATCATTCAAGTCTGATCGAAGCAACCGATGAAGTCTTGGAATTACGGGAGTCCTCGAGGGGGGGGGAGATCCAAGCGGGGTCGCTTCCAATGCCCGAAGCCCCCTCCAACAATGATCCATCGAATGATGCGACGCGaatcaaaaagatcaagaagctAGAGCTCAAGAAGCCAAACCACAATGCTCCCAGGCATCATGGGATGTCTACCAGAGGAAAATCCCCCTCAAATGCCCACAATGATCCCTCTCGGGCAGTGAGTGAAGAATCCAAGGTTCACGACGACCCTCCTTGTTGTGTGAGTGACCCAGTTCATGGGACAACAGCGGAAACATGA
- the LOC131877813 gene encoding uncharacterized protein LOC131877813 isoform X2 — protein MIRSPPKSYLHAAIGSSPGLGSGNGEPITTIDNSKHRLTNMGLPRPLVLDFECSEATRRPSPKVVGDFVISVLGLRSTDIAMIGQAGGPKNTVRVFTKQEIDVAEQYGSSLQFERTFEEVTWRCSIRGGSSVSALRFLNVQYYASDEELLDAIRPFAVDKSGISKELFAGDTLIDGIWNGHKRVQVEIKPLTSIPDFVQVRGRKIFLQHKDQTRRCFRCKEEGHIGRDCRSELTKGATVSVLPEDDVNV, from the exons ATGATTCGCTCTCCACCGAAATCATATTTGCATGCCGCCATTGGATCGTCCCCTGGTTTGGGATCGGGAAATGGCGAACCAATCACGACTATTGATAACAGCAAGCATCGTCTGACCAACATGGGTCTACCAAGGCCTCTCGTTCTCGATTTTGAGTGCTCGGAAGCAACCAGACGTCCCTCTCCCAAGGTAGTTGGTGACTTTGTGATCTCCGTTCTTGGCTTGAGGTCGACCGACATAGCGATGATCGGTCAAGCTGGTGGGCCTAAGAATACCGTACGAGTGTTCACGAAACAAGAGATTGATGTAGCTGAGCAATATGGAAGCTCTCTCCAATTCGAGCGCACCTTTGAAGAAGTCACCTGGAGGTGCAGTATTCGAGGGGGCTCCTCGGTCTCGGCCCTAAGATTCCTCAACGTCCAGTACTATGCTTCCGATGAGGAACTGCTGGACGCGATTCGTCCATTTGCCGTTGATAAATCTGGGATCTCGAAGGAATTATTTGCCGGAGACACGTTGATCGATGGGATCTGGAATGGCCACAAGAGAGTCCAAGTTGAGATCAAACCCCTCACGTCGATCCCTGACTTCGTTCAAGTACGGGGTAGGAAGATCTTTCTTCAACACAAGGATCAAACCCGGAGATGCTTCAGGTGTAAGGAGGAAGGCCATATTGGCCGAGATTGCCGATCTGAGCTTACAAAAGGAGCGACTGTATCTGTATTACCGGAGGATGACGTTAAT GTTTGA